GCTACACAGGCGGCGTCTGGGCTTATAGGCTTACCAGTGTGGACTACATCTTTGGGAGAGCCGCATGGAATCGCAATACATACTCAATGCCGCGCCTGCCTGCCCGCCCGCCGGCGGGCTCGCCGCCCGCGCAAGGGCCTGGCGCGAAGCCTGCGCAGCCTGGTGGCTGGGAATCCAGACGCGCCGCGCCTGCCACCGTACCGCCACCCAGCTCAGTGATCTCGATGACCACATCCTGCGCGACATCGGCGCGCCCGCCTGGGCCCTGCGCGAAAGCGAAGCGCTGCGGCAGATAGAGCACAACCGGCGCAATCAGTGGCTGCGCACATAGCTCCACGGCTGGCGAATGGCGGAGCAGGCAGGGGCAGGGAATTTCGTGTATAGTCTCGCTCCTTCGCTGCCGGGATGGCGGGTTTATCCAGGTAGGGGGCCGTGGTGTTGGTGCGCGGCGGCGGGTGCGGGGCCTTCGGGCGTTGTTGCACAAGCTGCAAAAATCGTGCTAATATTTCGGGCTTCGCAGTTGGCAATACAGTTCGGGTTAACCCTTACAAATTGCGGGCTGGCGAGGCAAGGTAGGAAGGAAGCGAGGATGTCGAAGCGGCGCAGCCGATTTGACAGGGTTCAAAAAAGGCCCCATAATCTCGTTTCTGTGCTGAACGAACTGCGAAGCGGGGTTCGGCACGAAGCGGTACCTGTTCTTTAACAACGAAACAACCGATAAGTGTGGGCGCTTGAGTGATGCGGCCCGCGGCGCGCTTGGCAACAAGGGTGCTGCAAGCCAAAGAGAAATCAGGCGCTCGCATGAAAGTGAAGTACCAAGAATGTCAAACAGAGATGTTGGCTCATTCAAGGAACCTCATTTTCTTTGAGCGAAGTGCCATTGCTGAGGCAGTGGTGCGCGAACTACAGAGATTGAACTGAAGAGTTTGATCCTGGCTCAGATTGAACGCTAGCGGGATGCTTTACACATGCAAGTCGAACGGCAGCGCGGACTTCGGTCTGGCGGCGAGTGGCGAACGGGTGAGTAATGTATCGGAACGTGCCCAGTAGCGGGGGATAACTACGCGAAAGCGTAGCTAATACCGCATACGCCCTTATGGGGAAAGCGGGGGACCTTCGGGCCTCGCACTATTGGAGCGGCCGATATCGGATTAGCTAGTTGGTGGGGTAAAGGCTCACCAAGGCGACGATCCGTAGCTGGTTTGAGAGGACGACCAGCCACACTGGGACTGAGACACGGCCCAGACTCCTACGGGAGGCAGCAGTGGGGAATTTTGGACAATGGGGGCAACCCTGATCCAGCCATCCCGCGTGTGCGATGAAGGCCTTCGGGTTGTAAAGCACTTTTGGCAGGAAAGAAACGGCTCTGGTTAATACCTGGGGCAACTGACGGTACCTGCAGAATAAGCACCGGCTAACTACGTGCCAGCAGCCGCGGTAATACGTAGGGTGCAAGCGTTAATCGGAATTACTGGGCGTAAAGCGTGCGCAGGCGGTTCGGAAAGAAAGATGTGAAATCCCAGGGCTTAACCTTGGAACTGCATTTTTAACTACCGGGCTAGAGTGTGTCAGAGGGAGGTGGAATTCCGCGTGTAGCAGTGAAATGCGTAGAGATGCGGAGGAACACCGATGGCGAAGGCAGCCTCCTGGGATAACACTGACGCTCATGCACGAAAGCGTGGGGAGCAAACAGGATTAGATACCCTGGTAGTCCACGCCCTAAACGATGTCAACTAGCTGTTGGGGCCTTCGGGCCTTGGTAGCGCAGCTAACGCGTGAAGTTGACCGCCTGGGGAGTACGGTCGCAAGATTAAAACTCAAAGGAATTGACGGGGACCCGCACAAGCGGTGGATGATGTGGATTAATTCGATGCAACGCGAAAAACCTTACCTACCCTTGACATGTCTGGAATGCCGAAGAGATTTGGCAGTGCTCGCAAGAGAACCGGAACACAGGTGCTGCATGGCTGTCGTCAGCTCGTGTCGTGAGATGTTGGGTTAAGTCCCGCAACGAGCGCAACCCTTGTCATTAGTTGCTACGAAAGGGCACTCTAATGAGACTGCCGGTGACAAACCGGAGGAAGGTGGGGATGACGTCAAGTCCTCATGGCCCTTATGGGTAGGGCTTCACACGTCATACAATGGTCGGGACAGAGGGCTGCCAACCCGCAAGGGGGAGCCAATCCCAGAAACCCGATCGTAGTCCGGATCGCAGTCTGCAACTCGACTGCGTGAAGTCGGAATCGCTAGTAATCGCGGATCAGCATGTCGCGGTGAATACGTTCCCGGGTCTTGTACACACCGCCCGTCACACCATGGGAGTGGGTTTTACCAGAAGTAGTTAGCCTAACCGCAAGGGGGGCGATTACCACGGTAGGATTCATGACTGGGGTGAAGTCGTAACAAGGTAGCCGTATCGGAAGGTGCGGCTGGATCACCTCCTTTAAGAGCTGGCTGTTATTGCTTGAAGCGTCCACGCTTATCGGTTGTTTGTATGTGTAGCTGGGATCGGTTGTGAGCGTGGGTGAGAGGGGAATGCCTCCCTGAGCCGCAATCCTGACTGCTGATCCGAAGAGGGTTTTTTGGGTCTGTAGCTCAGTCGGTTAGAGCACCGTCTTGATAAGGCGGGGGTCGTTGGTTCGAATCCAACCAGACCCACCAGGTATCGCGATGCGGAGGATCCGTGTTGGGGTATGGGGGTGTAGCTCAGCTGGGAGAGCGCCTGCTTTGCAAGCAGGATGTCATCGGTTCGATCCCGTTCACCTCCACCATTGAGCCCAGAGGCCAACGCGTAGGGTTGCGAGTCAGTCTTACGCGTTGGGTTTTGCCCAATGAAGCTATACGAGTTCTTTAACAATTTGGAAGAAGCACAACGAAAGTGTGTTCATGAAGTAGCCGGGTGCGCCTGGTGAATATGAGCACGGGTTGTGATTGCATAGATTTAGTTCCAAGTTCTCAAGGTCTGATCGAAGGATGATCAGAGCTGCTTTGAAACTTATGAACGGCACAAACGCGAAACATATCAGCGTCCTATAAGACGGTAGTGTTATAGGATCAAGCGACTAAGTGCATATGGTGGATGCCTTGGCGATCACAGGCGATGAAGGACGTGGTAGCCTGCGAAAAGCTGCGGGGAGCTGGCAAACAAGCTTTGATCCGCAGATGTCCGAATGGGGAAACCCACCGCGTAAGCGGTATCCCACACTGAATCCATAGGTGTGCGGAGGCGAACCGGGTGAACTGAAACATCTCAGTAACTCGAGGAACAGACATCAACCGAGATTCCGAAAGTAGTGGCGAGCGAAATCGGAAGAGCCTTTACGATTTAGCAGATCAGGTAGTCGAACGGAATGGAAAGTCCGGCCGTAGCAGGTGATAGCCCTGTAGACGAAATCTGGTTTGTGGAACTAGGCGTAAGAGAAGTAGGGCGGGACACGTGAAATCCTGTCTGAAGATGGGGGGACCATCCTCCAAGGCTAAATACTCGTGATCGACCGATAGTGAACCAGTACCGTGAGGGAAAGGCGAAAAGAACCCCGGAAGGGGAGTGAAATAGATCCTGAAACCGTATGCATACAAACAGTCGGAGCCTCTTAATGGGGTGACGGCGTACCTTTTGTATAATGGGTCAGCGACTTACATTCAGTGGCGAGCTTAACCGAATAGGGAAGGCGTAGCGAAAGCGAGTCCGAATAGGGCGAATCAGTCGCTGGGTGTAGACCCGAAACCAGATGATCTACCCATGGCCAGGTTGAAGGCACGGTAACACGTGCTGGAGGACCGAACCCACTAGTGTTGAAAAACTAGGGGATGAGCTGTGGATAGGGGTGAAAGGCTAAACAAATCTGGAAATAGCTGGTTCTCTCCGAAAACTATTTAGGTAGTGCCTCAAGTATGACTGCGGGGGGTAGAGCACTGTTATGGCTAGGGGGTCATGGCGACTTACCAAACCATGGCAAACTCCGAATACCCGCAAGTCCAGCTTGGGAGACAGAGCACCGGGTGCTAACGTCCGGACTCAAGAGGGAAACAACCCAGACCGCCAGCTAAGGTCCCGAATTATCGCTAAGTGGGAAACGAAGTGGGAAGGCATAGACAGTCAGGAGGTTGGCTTAGAAGCAGCCATCCTTTAAAGAAAGCGTAATAGCTCACTGATCGAGTCGTCCTGCGCGGAAGATGTAACGGGGCTCAAGCGATAAACCGAAGCTGCGGGTGTGTACTTTTAGTACACGCGGTAGGAGAGCGTTCTGTAAGCCTGCGAAGGTGGCTTGTAAAGGCTGCTGGAGGTATCAGAAGTGCGAATGCTGACATGAGTAGCGATAAAGGGGGTGAAAAGCCCCCTCGCCGTAAGTCCAAGGTTTCCTGCGCAACGTTCATCGGCGCAGGGTGAGTCGGCCCCTAAGGCGAGGCAGAGATGCGTAGCTGATGGGAAGCTGGTTAATATTCCAGCACCGTCGTACAGTGCGATGGGGGGACGGATCGCGGAAGGTCATCAGGGTGTTGGATGTCCCTGTTGCTGCATTGGAGAAGGCGCTTTAGGCAAATCCGGGCGCGTAATTCAAGGGTGTGGCACGAGATCCCATGTGGATCGAAGTGATTGGAAGTGGTTCCAAGAAAAGCCTCTAAGCTTCAGCTGTACGAGACCGTACCGCAAACCGACACAGGTGGACGGGATGAATATTCCAAGGCGCTTGAGAGAACTCAGGAGAAGGAACTCGGCAAATTGATACCGTAACTTCGGGAGAAGGTATGCCCCGGTAGGGTGATGCGCCTGCGCGCAGAGCTTGAAGGGGCCGCAGAGAATCGGTGGCTGCGACTGTTTATTAAAAACACAGCACTCTGCCAAGACGAAAGTCGACGTATAGGGTGTGACGCCTGCCCGGTGCCGGAAGGTTAAGTGATGGGGTGCAAGCTCTTGATCGAAGCCCCGGTAAACGGCGGCCGTAACTATAACGGTCCTAAGGTAGCGAAATTCCTTGTCGGGTAAGTTCCGACCTGCACGAATGGCGTAACGATGGCCACACTGTCTCCTCCTGAGACTCAGCGAAGTTGAAGTGTTTGTGATGATGCAATCTACCCGCGGCTAGACGGAAAGACCCCATGAACCTTTACTGTAGCTTTGCATTGGACTGTGAACCGGCCTGTGTAGGATAGGTGGGAGGCGCGGAAACCGAGTCGCCAGATTCGGTGGAGCCGACCTTGAAATACCACCCTGGTTTGTTTGCGGTTCTAACCTTGGTCCGTTATCCGGATCGGGGACAGTGCATGGTAGGCAGTTTGACTGGGGCGGTCTCCTCCCAAAGCGTAACGGAGGAGTTCGAAGGTACGCTAGGTACGGTCGGAAATCGTGCTGATAGTGCAATGGCATAAGCGTGCTTGACTGTGAGACTGACAAGTCGAACAGGTGCGAAAGCAGGACATAGTGATCCGGTGGTTCTGAATGGAAGGGCCATCGCTCAACGGATAAAAGGTACTCTGGGGATAACAGGCTGATACCGCCCAAGAGTTCATATCGACGGCGGTGTTTGGCACCTCGATGTCGGCTCATCTCATCCTGGGGCTGTAGCCGGTCCCAAGGGTATGGCTGTTCGCCATTTAAAGAGGTACGTGAGCTGGGTTTAAAACGTCGTGAGACAGTTTGGTCCCTATCTGCCGTGGGCGTTGGATACTTGACGGAGCCTGCTCCTAGTACGAGAGGACCGGAGTGGACGTACCTCTGGTGTACCGGTTGTCATGCCAATGGCATTGCCGGGTAGCTAAGTACGGAAGAGATAACCGCTGAAGGCATCTAAGCGGGAAACTCGTCTGAAGATTAGGTATCCCGGGGGCTAGACCCCCCTGAAGGGTCGTTCGAGACCAGAACGTTGATAGGTCGGGTGTGGAAGCGCAGTAATGCGTTGAGCTAACCGATACTAATTGCCCGTGCGGCTTGATCCTATAACTCTGCGGGTTTTATACAAGACCTGGTATGAGATAGCGTTCGAGTGCCGTTCAATAGATAAATACCTTCACAATCGCTGCCAGGCCAACGCGCCTGGCCAGCTCGATGTGCTTCTTCCAATTCCGGGCGCGCTGCCCTTCGCAGCCCGCCCAGCCAGCTACGCTTGACGACCATAGCAAGGTGGACCCACTCCTTCCCATCCCGAACAGGACAGTGAAACGCCTTCGCGCCGATGATAGTGGACTTCCCGTCTGTGAAAGTAGGTCATCGTCAGGCTCTTATCCCACAAAACCCCAGCACGCATCCGTGCTGGGGTTTTGTCTTTGCGGGCTCGCCTTCATTGACCCGCCGTACTGCCTGCCCTGGCGCGGATAAAGGGTTATTTTGAATATGCCGGGCCTGGCGCAAGTGCTAGTCTGCGCCCATGAGCCTGGAACCCTTGAATTCCGCATCGGCCATGATCCAGGTGCATGCCTGGACAGCCATGATCGCCCTCGCCCTGGGGGTAATCGTATTGCTTCGCCAAAAGGGCAATACCGTGCATCGCTGGATGGGCCGCGGGTGGCTTGTCGTGATGCTGGTGGCGGTGCTGTCCTCGTTTTTCATCCATGAGCTGCGTACCTGGGGCGCATGGAGCCCGATTCATATCCTGTCGGTGGTGACGCTGGTATTACTGGTTCGTGCGTACCGGGCAATCCGGCGCCGCAAGGTGGCGTTGCACGCCGGCCTGATGAAGGCCGCTTTTTATAATGCCTTGCTGCTGGCCATGTTCTTTACCTTCATGCCCGGACGCATCATGCATGCGGTAGTTTTCGGCGCGGCCTCTCAGCCTGCCCCCGAGCCGGCAGTTCCGTTGTGGGTATGGATCGTGGGCGCCGTGCTTCTGGTGGGCGGCAGGCGGCACGTGGCCAAGTGGCTGAGACGCTCCGGGAAAACGCCAGGCGCATCCCGTCCCGGGGTATAGCGCCCTGCGGCGTGTTAACGGTGCTGGCCGTCCAGATAGAACCAGCGGCCGTCGTGGCGCACGAAGCGGCTGATCTCGTGCAGGCGCGTGGCGCGGCCGCCCTGGCGGCAGCGCGCCACGAAT
This genomic window from Bordetella petrii contains:
- a CDS encoding DUF2306 domain-containing protein, with amino-acid sequence MSLEPLNSASAMIQVHAWTAMIALALGVIVLLRQKGNTVHRWMGRGWLVVMLVAVLSSFFIHELRTWGAWSPIHILSVVTLVLLVRAYRAIRRRKVALHAGLMKAAFYNALLLAMFFTFMPGRIMHAVVFGAASQPAPEPAVPLWVWIVGAVLLVGGRRHVAKWLRRSGKTPGASRPGV